One segment of Candidatus Hydrogenedentota bacterium DNA contains the following:
- a CDS encoding PilZ domain-containing protein: MANENDLSEFLQVGSTALFQPGLQPGAAPSIRTNILGWKTKSYIFLERPRMRDRFLPLAEGLTCVVRFVREGAACGFASTVIDWSNFESDSWCRIAWPDEVHSVGFRRHQRVETNIPCTFVGEDGRTGNGEIRDISVGGCRIASDMTFEKDARLKLSFILPGCGPLQDVETIVRRMDTNASSKFLGCEFAEEQAHVGSEIAFFITCKRTTADGLVSDRPRVLVIDQSHANRGLLWRAFDARGCEVITANSTVDGIFRLQMLNPIGLLVSRTLPDMEGLDVCRLIRANKSFESLPIVLYGEEGDPNSAPDLRAEHIHYFPSLQAVNAICDAIMQAAAARE; encoded by the coding sequence ATGGCAAACGAGAATGACCTTTCGGAGTTTCTGCAAGTGGGGAGCACGGCACTGTTTCAACCGGGATTGCAACCGGGCGCGGCTCCAAGCATACGAACGAACATCCTGGGATGGAAAACCAAATCGTACATTTTTCTGGAACGGCCCCGTATGCGTGACCGGTTTCTGCCTCTGGCGGAGGGCTTGACCTGCGTGGTTCGGTTCGTGCGTGAGGGCGCCGCGTGCGGATTCGCCTCCACCGTAATTGACTGGAGTAATTTCGAGTCGGATAGTTGGTGCCGCATTGCATGGCCGGACGAGGTTCACTCGGTCGGTTTCCGGCGTCATCAACGGGTCGAGACGAACATCCCCTGCACGTTCGTCGGGGAAGACGGCCGGACGGGTAACGGGGAGATTCGCGATATCAGCGTGGGCGGATGCCGCATTGCCAGCGACATGACTTTCGAAAAAGATGCGCGCCTGAAACTTTCGTTTATCCTGCCGGGATGCGGCCCGCTGCAGGATGTCGAAACCATCGTACGGCGCATGGATACAAACGCTTCCTCCAAATTTCTGGGATGCGAATTCGCCGAAGAGCAAGCCCACGTTGGAAGCGAGATTGCCTTTTTCATCACATGTAAGCGGACTACCGCGGACGGGCTGGTCTCTGATCGCCCGCGCGTTCTGGTGATCGATCAAAGCCATGCCAATCGTGGCCTTCTATGGAGAGCCTTCGACGCGCGCGGGTGTGAAGTCATTACCGCCAATTCGACGGTGGACGGCATTTTCCGGTTGCAAATGCTCAATCCCATCGGACTCCTCGTAAGCCGCACGTTGCCGGATATGGAAGGATTGGACGTTTGCCGGTTGATCCGCGCGAACAAGTCGTTCGAGTCGCTGCCCATTGTGTTGTATGGCGAGGAAGGAGACCCAAACAGCGCACCCGACCTCCGCGCCGAACACATCCACTATTTTCCCTCCCTGCAAGCGGTCAACGCGATTTGCGATGCCATTATGCAAGCCGCGGCCGCCAGAGAATGA
- a CDS encoding C45 family autoproteolytic acyltransferase/hydrolase: protein MALLAMLCIGLTGCPWLIYDIGIQLRVSPTHLDFGTQTLPLSFSVRINATTRPMSPLVVTPIEPWIVAGACRSTGDGCILRTPSDELIIPVRLNPALMSLGANAGTLLVESAGAAAVEVTVTADLLVKPDFTVNNRTPEPGQQIQFTDQSQLALVSRADSIVRWEWDFGDGSASTAQHPTHVYANAGSYNVSLTVRTALGRVATTTKEAYVQAGDSQTAARFTVSSDSVFAGDPVLFTDTSSSGLAAISSWLWDFGDGTTSSLRNPSHVFAKSGLYNVKLTITNSKGASATATREVLVRAKVPPKAAFVQGINEIQRVFVSPSSAGSFTLTFRGHTTAAIAYNGDGTAVQKALEALPSIGQGGVTVTGAAGGPFRCTFQGALAQKNLEPLIGNAAKLTAREDRDYVYPVAEITVVTQQDGMAGTPALVGTTMQFLDASTAGSMPISQRRWHVEGQGQTFDSVLPELSCTFAQPGDYDLSLKVTTAHGENEIRQTIRVEPPPLVAAFFTDKPRALTSSIVKFTDESKQGNLPISQWLWTFGDGQSSTQRDPIHMYTTPGQYTVTLEVTGLGGAKAKTQQMVHVFASRPLDNYIALNDDNFAFREESQPTVIQDVMVHTFEMTSQRWRKGADEEEGEKADPSDYEVNRSLWQHCMTVLKPAGTTNRIGLLLIEGGSNGGECSPGSDVIQLAQFAKEANTVVALIEQVPNEPLIFANDPDKRYTTSGRTEDEIIAFSYDRYLRTMDATWPALLPMTKSAVRAMDAVQDLLRNPLNRNEPLIRQFVVTGASKRGWTTWLTGAADPRVTAIAPIVIDVLNMAVQMEHHRAVYGGFSSAIQDYVDLHVFERFNTVAGQALLKIVDPFQYRDRLTMPKLIINSTGDEFFVPDSAQYYFKQLGGENYLTYAPNTNHGMGGYTTAAPLLAPWFQSIAAGKTDRPAFSWTASDDNTRIEVVTQTKPDRVLLWKATSSNRDFRLSTNWSSSELPQTALNRYVAEPARSQTAWTGFFVQVIYESAYALNGESTPFKMCTELRVAPPKTPVPPKAGLSWDTDAPVVGQVIQFSDLTAEGTSPVVSWTWDFGDDSPVSRVKDPQHVYTAAGAYTVQLDVISLAGTSSVTKMINVGLGGEGEGEGEGEGEGEGEGEGEGEGEGEGEGEGEGEGEGEGEGEGEGEGEGEGEGELETALDRYIAAPNPDPAYDFQVQTGSTAYQQDCTIYVASLRSQEWRNTSEILTPRWPDNLGVERTYWCHWMTIVVPKIIRNTTSLLVVSGGSYSPTNPPNVSNISSDDPYLSNLTKLSTTTGTVVTLLEAVPNEPITFADEPGRSRTEDAIIAYTYDKFAKTEPNNPNTTWPLLLPMVKSAFRGMDAVQDICAGLTPPVNVENFVVTGGSKRGWTTWLTAAADAHLPPDQRRVKAIAPMVIDVLNMGLQMQHQKLAYSSSYGLQPNQEEYDQYPYIWKGYSSAVAEYVEFDLFDNFYTPSGQALLNIVDPYRYRHRLTLPKLILNSTGDEFFLPDSSQFYFHKMLGKNMLHYIPNSHHSLEQFDPADPTASANWDEAVAAVLTFYNSVLNGSNLPDIKWTVEEDGSIRVTTDLAPLEVNMWQGTNPDARDFRLGVTGPVWFPTKLSSIDQGVYVARPAEPIVQWTAFFVQLKYRSPLPTQPYIFTTQVNVLPNTYHKPQLYENRGYRTEAGQGIYSAPVVVLNGTPYQMGRRYGQLMTQEIRAFLPAFIANAQQKDPVKFSNTELDKAWVKVSPYIDSRLTDEIQGIAESVATATTDATYWTNLLRRAHMIPVLQNYSCASVAAWKSATADGGMLHARDLDWPLDARLQDYPCIVVYIPQNGTPHLNVTFAGMVGAHTGFNLFGLSLAEISADAPEPYDLRGEPFFSFFRAILYDAKNLDEAVDIIHAARRIKNYHYVVADGRWQQSAAKILANTSLAHPADFVVVGDNDPNDGNSPNIKPGVVFDDQGRGAWEGSDGIEANYGTLNAEKMQAIARKIAKPGSNLLNVVYDANKLMLYFAYAEGAADASAQPFQNLELSEYLKLGSAK, encoded by the coding sequence ATGGCGCTTCTGGCAATGCTATGCATCGGATTGACCGGATGCCCATGGCTGATCTATGACATCGGCATTCAACTCCGTGTAAGCCCGACCCATCTGGACTTCGGCACACAAACTCTTCCTCTATCTTTTTCCGTGCGCATCAATGCGACGACGCGCCCCATGTCCCCCCTGGTTGTCACGCCCATCGAGCCGTGGATTGTGGCCGGGGCCTGCCGATCGACGGGCGACGGGTGCATCCTACGGACTCCGTCGGACGAGTTGATTATTCCGGTACGCCTGAATCCCGCGCTCATGTCGCTGGGCGCCAACGCCGGAACCCTGCTTGTTGAATCGGCGGGCGCGGCGGCGGTCGAGGTCACCGTGACGGCCGATCTGCTCGTCAAGCCCGATTTCACGGTGAACAATCGCACGCCGGAACCGGGACAACAGATCCAATTCACGGACCAATCCCAACTCGCTCTTGTGTCCAGGGCGGATTCGATTGTCCGGTGGGAGTGGGATTTTGGGGACGGTTCCGCCAGCACGGCCCAACATCCCACCCATGTGTATGCGAACGCCGGATCGTACAATGTGTCGCTGACCGTGCGCACGGCCTTGGGCCGCGTTGCGACCACCACCAAAGAGGCCTATGTCCAAGCGGGCGATTCACAAACCGCCGCCCGTTTCACCGTGTCCAGCGATTCCGTATTCGCGGGCGATCCCGTGCTCTTCACGGATACGTCTTCTTCGGGCCTTGCGGCCATTTCCAGCTGGCTTTGGGATTTCGGCGATGGCACGACGAGTTCCCTACGCAATCCGTCACATGTCTTCGCGAAATCGGGCCTTTACAACGTCAAACTGACGATTACAAACAGCAAGGGCGCCTCGGCCACTGCAACGCGCGAGGTCTTGGTCCGCGCGAAAGTGCCGCCCAAAGCCGCATTTGTTCAAGGAATAAACGAGATTCAACGGGTCTTCGTCTCACCGTCATCGGCCGGATCGTTCACCCTGACCTTCCGCGGCCACACCACGGCCGCCATCGCCTATAACGGGGACGGAACCGCCGTACAGAAAGCCCTCGAAGCCCTGCCGTCCATCGGACAGGGCGGCGTTACCGTGACCGGCGCGGCGGGCGGCCCGTTCCGGTGCACGTTCCAAGGCGCGTTGGCGCAAAAGAATCTGGAACCCCTGATCGGAAACGCTGCGAAGCTCACGGCGCGCGAGGACCGCGATTACGTATACCCGGTGGCCGAAATTACGGTTGTCACGCAGCAGGATGGCATGGCGGGCACGCCGGCCCTTGTCGGCACGACAATGCAATTCTTGGATGCTTCCACGGCCGGTTCCATGCCGATTTCACAGCGTCGCTGGCACGTGGAGGGGCAGGGCCAGACCTTTGACAGCGTGCTGCCCGAATTATCGTGTACCTTTGCCCAGCCGGGCGACTACGATCTTTCGCTGAAAGTCACCACGGCCCATGGCGAAAACGAGATTCGACAGACGATCCGCGTCGAGCCGCCGCCGCTCGTGGCCGCGTTCTTCACCGACAAACCGCGCGCGTTGACATCCTCGATTGTCAAGTTTACCGATGAATCCAAGCAGGGAAATCTCCCGATTTCGCAATGGTTGTGGACATTCGGCGACGGACAATCCTCGACGCAGCGCGATCCGATCCACATGTACACGACGCCGGGACAATACACGGTTACGCTTGAAGTAACCGGCTTGGGCGGCGCGAAGGCCAAGACGCAGCAGATGGTCCATGTGTTTGCCAGCCGCCCGCTCGACAACTACATCGCTTTGAATGACGACAACTTCGCGTTCCGCGAGGAATCCCAGCCCACCGTCATTCAAGACGTCATGGTCCACACGTTCGAGATGACTTCACAGCGCTGGCGGAAAGGCGCGGACGAGGAGGAGGGCGAAAAGGCCGATCCATCGGACTACGAAGTCAATCGCTCGCTTTGGCAACATTGCATGACCGTCCTGAAGCCGGCCGGCACGACAAACCGGATCGGGCTCCTGCTCATCGAGGGCGGCAGCAACGGCGGCGAGTGCTCTCCGGGTTCCGACGTGATCCAGTTGGCCCAATTCGCCAAGGAGGCGAACACCGTCGTCGCCCTGATCGAGCAGGTGCCCAACGAGCCGCTGATTTTCGCGAACGATCCCGACAAACGGTACACGACCTCCGGACGCACCGAGGACGAAATCATCGCGTTTTCCTACGACCGGTATTTGCGGACGATGGACGCGACATGGCCGGCGCTTTTGCCCATGACGAAGAGCGCGGTCCGGGCGATGGACGCCGTTCAGGATCTCCTGCGCAACCCGCTGAACCGCAACGAGCCGCTGATTCGCCAATTCGTCGTCACGGGCGCGTCGAAACGCGGATGGACCACGTGGCTGACCGGCGCCGCGGATCCGCGTGTCACGGCCATCGCGCCCATCGTGATAGACGTGCTGAACATGGCCGTGCAAATGGAACACCACCGCGCGGTCTACGGCGGTTTCTCGTCGGCCATCCAGGATTATGTGGACCTGCACGTCTTCGAGCGGTTCAACACCGTTGCGGGTCAAGCGTTGCTCAAGATCGTGGACCCCTTCCAGTATCGCGACCGGCTCACGATGCCGAAACTGATCATCAACTCGACGGGCGACGAATTTTTCGTGCCGGACAGCGCCCAGTACTATTTCAAGCAACTCGGCGGTGAAAATTATCTCACCTATGCGCCGAACACGAACCACGGCATGGGCGGCTACACGACCGCCGCGCCGCTTCTGGCGCCATGGTTCCAGTCCATTGCCGCGGGCAAGACGGATCGCCCGGCGTTTTCATGGACGGCTTCGGACGACAACACCCGCATCGAAGTCGTCACGCAAACCAAGCCCGACAGAGTCCTGTTGTGGAAGGCAACCTCGTCAAACCGCGATTTCCGGTTGAGCACCAATTGGTCGTCGAGCGAACTGCCGCAGACCGCGCTGAACCGTTACGTGGCGGAACCGGCCCGGTCGCAAACCGCGTGGACCGGTTTCTTCGTGCAGGTGATTTATGAAAGCGCCTATGCGCTGAACGGCGAATCCACGCCCTTCAAGATGTGTACGGAATTGCGCGTGGCGCCGCCCAAGACCCCCGTGCCGCCCAAGGCCGGCCTGTCGTGGGATACGGATGCGCCCGTCGTGGGGCAAGTCATCCAATTCAGCGATTTGACCGCGGAAGGCACCTCGCCCGTGGTCTCCTGGACATGGGATTTCGGCGACGACAGCCCCGTAAGCCGCGTGAAAGATCCCCAGCATGTCTATACGGCGGCAGGCGCCTATACAGTGCAACTCGATGTCATTTCGCTGGCTGGAACGAGTTCCGTCACGAAAATGATCAATGTGGGGCTCGGAGGTGAAGGTGAAGGCGAAGGCGAGGGTGAAGGCGAAGGCGAGGGCGAAGGCGAAGGCGAGGGTGAAGGCGAGGGTGAAGGCGAAGGCGAGGGCGAAGGCGAGGGTGAAGGCGAGGGTGAAGGCGAAGGCGAGGGCGAAGGCGAAGGTGAAGGCGAAGGTGAATTGGAAACAGCCTTGGACCGTTATATTGCGGCGCCAAATCCCGATCCCGCCTATGACTTCCAAGTCCAGACCGGTTCCACCGCCTATCAACAGGATTGCACCATCTACGTGGCCTCCCTGCGGTCGCAGGAATGGCGCAATACATCCGAAATCCTGACGCCAAGATGGCCGGACAACCTCGGCGTGGAACGCACGTACTGGTGCCACTGGATGACCATTGTGGTCCCGAAAATCATCCGAAACACGACATCGTTGCTGGTCGTGTCCGGCGGCTCCTACTCGCCCACGAATCCACCCAACGTGTCGAATATCAGTTCGGACGATCCCTATTTGTCGAACCTGACCAAACTCTCCACCACAACGGGAACGGTAGTCACACTCCTCGAGGCCGTGCCCAACGAACCCATTACCTTCGCGGACGAACCCGGCCGAAGCCGGACCGAGGACGCAATCATCGCGTACACCTACGACAAATTCGCAAAAACAGAACCGAACAACCCCAACACGACGTGGCCGCTGCTCCTGCCGATGGTCAAGAGCGCGTTCCGCGGCATGGATGCGGTTCAGGACATCTGCGCGGGGCTGACTCCGCCCGTCAACGTTGAGAACTTCGTGGTCACGGGCGGATCGAAGCGCGGCTGGACGACATGGCTGACGGCGGCCGCGGACGCCCATCTGCCGCCGGATCAACGCCGCGTAAAGGCGATCGCCCCCATGGTCATTGACGTGTTGAACATGGGACTTCAAATGCAGCATCAGAAACTGGCCTATTCCAGTTCCTACGGACTTCAACCCAACCAGGAAGAATACGATCAGTATCCCTATATTTGGAAGGGGTATTCGAGCGCCGTCGCGGAATACGTCGAATTTGACCTCTTCGACAACTTTTACACCCCGTCGGGCCAGGCGCTGCTGAATATCGTGGATCCCTATCGCTACCGCCACCGACTGACGCTGCCGAAATTGATCCTGAATTCGACGGGCGATGAATTCTTCCTGCCGGATTCTTCGCAGTTCTACTTCCACAAGATGCTCGGCAAGAACATGCTCCATTACATTCCAAATTCGCACCACAGCCTCGAGCAGTTCGATCCCGCGGATCCGACAGCCAGCGCGAATTGGGACGAGGCAGTCGCCGCCGTGCTGACGTTCTACAATTCCGTGTTGAACGGTTCCAACCTGCCCGATATCAAGTGGACCGTCGAAGAGGACGGCAGCATACGAGTGACGACGGATCTGGCGCCGCTTGAGGTGAACATGTGGCAAGGAACCAACCCCGACGCCCGCGATTTCCGCCTCGGAGTCACTGGCCCGGTTTGGTTCCCAACGAAACTTTCGAGCATAGATCAGGGCGTTTATGTTGCGCGACCCGCCGAACCGATCGTGCAGTGGACCGCCTTCTTCGTTCAACTCAAGTACCGCAGTCCACTTCCGACGCAACCGTACATCTTCACGACGCAGGTCAACGTGCTGCCCAACACGTATCACAAGCCGCAACTCTATGAAAACCGGGGGTATCGCACCGAAGCCGGCCAAGGGATCTATTCCGCGCCGGTCGTCGTGTTGAACGGCACGCCGTACCAGATGGGGCGGCGGTACGGCCAACTCATGACACAGGAAATCCGGGCGTTCCTGCCGGCGTTCATCGCCAATGCGCAGCAAAAGGATCCCGTCAAGTTTTCGAACACGGAACTGGACAAGGCGTGGGTCAAGGTATCGCCCTATATTGACTCACGCCTGACCGACGAGATACAAGGCATCGCCGAAAGCGTCGCCACGGCTACCACGGACGCGACGTATTGGACCAATCTGCTGCGCCGGGCGCACATGATCCCGGTCCTGCAAAATTACTCCTGCGCTTCCGTGGCCGCATGGAAATCCGCGACAGCCGACGGCGGCATGCTGCATGCCCGCGACCTCGACTGGCCGCTCGACGCGCGCCTGCAGGACTATCCGTGCATCGTCGTGTACATCCCGCAAAACGGCACGCCGCACCTGAACGTGACGTTTGCAGGCATGGTGGGCGCGCACACGGGGTTCAATCTTTTCGGCCTATCGCTGGCGGAAATAAGCGCCGACGCGCCCGAACCGTACGATCTGCGCGGCGAACCTTTCTTCTCGTTCTTCCGCGCGATTCTTTACGACGCGAAGAATCTCGATGAGGCGGTTGACATTATCCATGCCGCCCGCCGAATCAAGAATTACCACTACGTCGTCGCCGATGGGCGCTGGCAGCAGTCCGCGGCCAAGATTCTCGCCAATACCAGCCTTGCGCATCCGGCTGATTTCGTGGTCGTCGGCGACAATGATCCGAACGACGGAAACAGCCCGAACATCAAGCCCGGTGTGGTGTTCGACGATCAGGGACGCGGCGCATGGGAAGGTTCGGACGGCATCGAGGCCAATTACGGGACCTTGAACGCCGAAAAGATGCAGGCGATTGCCCGGAAAATCGCCAAGCCCGGATCAAACCTGCTCAATGTCGTCTACGATGCCAACAAGTTGATGTTGTATTTTGCCTATGCCGAAGGCGCGGCCGACGCGAGCGCCCAGCCGTTCCAGAATCTTGAGTTGAGCGAATATCTGAAGCTGGGTTCCGCCAAATAA
- a CDS encoding iron-containing alcohol dehydrogenase, with protein sequence MYIAPMIESGAGAARKLKTLPGTVLVASMEIPWSLFRKQVDWEPFHLHFVEDMDMATLESLERTLPPCDIVVGLGGGSCCDTAKYLAWKRGCRMILVPTIVSVDAPLTNMVAVRVNKAVKYVGDIFPREVIVDHDLIRQAPPELNRAGAADIASIHTALHDWDLAHRRRGEAFDAEVAQLAADCLAELDRAAADVHDVTPRGIDAIVDLYRREVEFCARIGTSRPEEGSEHLVAYNIEHLTRRHFVHGDLVALGIFLMTRLQDNRHKWAVDLMDRLGLRYRVPGVTRTEVRQCLETLKTFVDREKMFFSVVDEAPITDNFIEDALDALYG encoded by the coding sequence ATGTACATTGCCCCGATGATAGAATCCGGCGCCGGCGCCGCCCGGAAATTGAAGACCTTGCCCGGAACCGTCCTGGTGGCCTCCATGGAAATTCCCTGGAGCCTGTTCCGGAAACAGGTGGATTGGGAACCGTTCCATCTTCATTTCGTCGAAGACATGGACATGGCCACGCTCGAAAGCCTGGAACGCACGCTGCCGCCGTGCGACATCGTCGTGGGTCTCGGCGGCGGCTCCTGTTGCGACACGGCCAAATACCTCGCGTGGAAGCGCGGCTGCCGCATGATTCTCGTGCCCACGATCGTGTCCGTGGATGCCCCGCTGACCAATATGGTCGCGGTCCGCGTGAACAAGGCCGTGAAGTACGTGGGCGATATCTTTCCCCGCGAGGTGATTGTGGACCACGATCTCATCCGCCAGGCGCCGCCCGAACTCAACCGCGCCGGCGCGGCGGATATCGCCAGCATTCACACGGCGCTCCACGATTGGGATCTCGCCCATCGCCGGCGCGGCGAAGCGTTTGATGCGGAGGTCGCCCAACTGGCCGCCGACTGCCTCGCGGAACTCGATCGCGCAGCCGCCGACGTGCACGACGTCACCCCGCGCGGCATTGACGCCATCGTGGACCTGTACCGGCGCGAAGTCGAATTCTGCGCGCGGATTGGCACAAGCCGCCCCGAGGAGGGTTCCGAGCATCTCGTCGCCTACAACATCGAACACTTGACTCGCCGCCACTTCGTACATGGCGATCTCGTCGCACTCGGCATTTTCCTCATGACCCGCCTGCAGGACAACCGCCATAAATGGGCCGTTGATTTGATGGATCGCCTCGGACTCCGCTACCGCGTGCCCGGCGTGACGCGCACAGAAGTCCGGCAATGCCTGGAAACGCTCAAGACCTTCGTTGATAGGGAAAAAATGTTCTTCAGCGTCGTGGACGAAGCGCCCATTACGGACAATTTTATCGAGGACGCGCTGGACGCCTTGTACGGATAA
- a CDS encoding penicillin acylase family protein, whose product MKRKWLYFMFFALDAVLMACMGLAAFIYYLAYSRVPNHTLSVVHRSLTAPVSVIRDDWGVPHIKADTETDAYFVLGYVMAQDRLFQMELVLRLAGGELAEILGPPAVPIDKLARTFQLRAHAAKYLKARAEERPEIKAAADAFVAGINHRVDREALPFEFAVLRIPKRHYTPEDCLTVAAILPISFAEGLRSDPLYSLIEERFRQLGIQRNVQDLFPGYSKETPITVMETIGEAEAFLAAKQPQARGAADAAGGEALRAFLDSAATLSRLFGPSLGSNSWVLGPSRTESGKPILANDPHIALTNPGVWYEAHLIYGEINTYGYFLPLIPFALIGHNGDYAWALTMFENDDVDLYRETFDPNDPGKVMYKGQWTDVRTTTETIRVRFGRDQTIDVRNTPHGPIITDLFRTLHKYEGPDIALSWVWQHTQYTDMEALYDMNHARTMEQFGAALAKITSPGLNVSYADRAGNIAWWAAGLLPIRPRHVNPKCLLDGASGDDDILGYVPFDANPHLINPPSGCIVSANNKSTVKPVGPIQDLEGYWQPTDRAGRIEQLLDAREKWNLNDLRAVQLDDVAYNGPRMVGAIANALKPVADRLNPLQRQALELLNSWDFGHDKGSAGAALFQVLCDELLDRILSDELGADYLGVFFMCADHWNFFKYVLENPESPYWDNCTTSQVETRTDIVLNALEAAVGKLARLLGPDMAQWTWGAIHVMEFKHPFGYLPLLGRIFNIGPFPAAGGSHLVNNMLYSRGKWPYKVVAGPSTRRLIDFADPAHSLTVLPTGNGGNFMGLNYDDQAALFMAGQYREPHFLMEEIKKHMASAMIFLPGDSAGNIIPREKQIEAPAGTDLGES is encoded by the coding sequence ATGAAAAGGAAGTGGCTGTATTTCATGTTCTTTGCGCTCGATGCCGTTCTGATGGCATGCATGGGGCTGGCGGCCTTTATTTATTATCTGGCCTATTCGCGCGTGCCCAATCATACCCTGTCCGTCGTTCATCGTTCGCTCACGGCCCCGGTGTCGGTCATACGGGACGATTGGGGCGTTCCCCACATCAAGGCCGACACGGAGACCGACGCCTATTTTGTGCTCGGATATGTCATGGCGCAGGACCGCCTGTTTCAGATGGAACTTGTTCTTCGTTTGGCCGGCGGCGAGTTGGCTGAAATATTGGGTCCCCCGGCCGTTCCCATAGACAAACTGGCGCGGACCTTTCAATTGCGCGCCCACGCCGCGAAATATCTCAAGGCCCGGGCGGAAGAGCGGCCCGAAATAAAGGCGGCCGCCGACGCCTTCGTCGCGGGGATCAATCACCGGGTGGATCGGGAAGCATTACCCTTCGAGTTTGCCGTTTTGCGAATTCCCAAACGGCATTACACGCCCGAGGATTGCCTTACCGTGGCGGCCATATTGCCCATCAGTTTCGCGGAGGGGCTGAGAAGCGATCCGCTGTATTCGCTGATCGAAGAGCGTTTTCGCCAATTAGGCATCCAGCGGAATGTTCAGGATCTGTTTCCCGGTTATTCAAAAGAAACTCCGATCACCGTCATGGAAACCATCGGGGAGGCAGAAGCCTTTCTCGCGGCGAAACAACCGCAAGCCCGTGGCGCGGCGGACGCAGCGGGCGGCGAGGCGCTGCGCGCATTCCTCGATTCCGCGGCTACACTGTCGAGGTTGTTCGGCCCCTCGCTGGGGAGCAATTCGTGGGTGCTGGGCCCCTCGCGCACGGAGTCGGGCAAGCCGATTCTAGCCAACGATCCCCACATCGCGCTTACCAATCCGGGCGTCTGGTACGAGGCGCATCTGATCTACGGCGAAATCAACACCTACGGGTATTTTCTACCCCTGATCCCTTTCGCGCTGATCGGCCACAACGGCGACTACGCATGGGCGCTGACCATGTTCGAAAACGACGATGTGGACCTCTATCGCGAAACCTTCGACCCCAATGATCCGGGCAAGGTCATGTATAAAGGCCAATGGACCGATGTCCGCACAACGACGGAAACCATCAGGGTCCGGTTCGGGCGCGATCAGACGATTGACGTGCGAAACACGCCGCACGGACCCATTATCACCGATCTGTTCCGAACCCTACACAAGTACGAGGGACCGGATATCGCATTGTCTTGGGTTTGGCAGCATACACAGTACACCGACATGGAAGCCCTGTACGACATGAACCACGCCCGGACTATGGAACAGTTCGGCGCGGCGCTCGCCAAGATCACCTCGCCGGGACTCAATGTCTCCTACGCCGACCGCGCGGGAAACATCGCGTGGTGGGCGGCCGGCCTTCTTCCCATACGACCCCGGCATGTCAACCCCAAGTGTTTGCTGGACGGGGCTTCCGGCGACGACGATATTCTCGGTTATGTGCCCTTCGATGCGAATCCACACCTGATCAACCCGCCGTCCGGATGCATCGTCTCCGCCAACAACAAATCCACCGTGAAGCCCGTCGGGCCCATCCAGGACCTTGAGGGATATTGGCAGCCCACCGATCGCGCCGGACGTATCGAGCAACTGCTCGACGCCCGTGAAAAATGGAACCTCAACGATCTGCGCGCCGTCCAACTGGACGACGTGGCCTACAACGGCCCCCGCATGGTGGGGGCGATCGCGAATGCGTTGAAGCCCGTTGCGGATCGTCTCAATCCCTTACAGCGCCAGGCGCTCGAACTATTGAACTCTTGGGATTTTGGGCACGACAAGGGATCGGCGGGCGCCGCGCTGTTCCAGGTGCTGTGCGACGAACTCCTCGACCGGATCCTTTCGGATGAACTGGGCGCCGATTATCTCGGCGTCTTTTTCATGTGCGCCGATCATTGGAATTTTTTCAAGTACGTTCTTGAAAACCCCGAATCGCCCTATTGGGACAATTGCACCACGTCCCAGGTCGAAACGCGAACGGACATCGTGTTGAATGCGCTGGAAGCCGCTGTGGGAAAACTTGCGCGCCTGCTTGGGCCGGATATGGCCCAGTGGACTTGGGGCGCCATTCATGTCATGGAGTTCAAGCATCCCTTTGGTTATCTTCCGCTGTTGGGGCGGATCTTCAATATCGGGCCGTTTCCGGCCGCCGGCGGAAGCCATTTGGTGAATAACATGCTGTATTCGCGGGGGAAATGGCCGTACAAGGTCGTGGCGGGTCCCTCGACGCGGCGGCTTATTGATTTTGCCGATCCGGCCCATTCCCTGACGGTCCTTCCCACGGGAAACGGCGGTAATTTCATGGGATTGAACTACGATGATCAGGCTGCGTTGTTCATGGCGGGCCAGTACCGGGAACCGCATTTTCTCATGGAGGAAATAAAGAAACACATGGCCAGCGCTATGATATTCCTGCCGGGCGATTCCGCGGGGAATATCATCCCGCGGGAAAAACAGATCGAGGCCCCCGCCGGTACGGATTTGGGCGAATCGTAA